One Streptomyces sp. RPA4-2 genomic window carries:
- a CDS encoding ABC transporter permease, producing the protein MKNLSAGPPSWRRTVIVTVALPLVISLAVMAYAWPASRIAPRDLPVGVVGTSTAGQKAVEGLEHSKPGGFDFHLYPTRASARSAIENREIYGAFVVTADNVTVLEATAASTSVAQLLTATGQQLAAHAAKLPAKDATPPAGTSHRTAVGKSLAKPVPKVGFQTVDVVPTAADDPRGVVFNSALLPLTICSILIAALIATSGAQMSVWRRLIDLLAACAATSLAAYLVAEGLLGALPHEHVATWGALSLTMLAISATSVGLITLIGPAGIGLSAALMVFVGNPFSGITSAPELLPKFVGDIGQWLPPGAGANLLRSTAYFGGAGSGGHIAVLVLWSTLGLAAVALGHRDSAVANKRLSEELAAADDGSADSPAGNGTPAALPPSPANRPHSHARHTAHE; encoded by the coding sequence GTGAAGAACCTGTCGGCGGGACCGCCCTCGTGGCGCCGGACCGTCATCGTGACCGTGGCATTGCCGCTGGTGATCTCGCTGGCCGTGATGGCATACGCATGGCCCGCATCGCGCATCGCGCCCCGTGATCTGCCCGTGGGTGTGGTGGGCACGAGCACGGCCGGCCAGAAGGCGGTCGAGGGCCTGGAGCACAGCAAGCCGGGCGGATTCGACTTCCACCTCTACCCCACCCGGGCCTCGGCGCGGTCCGCCATCGAGAACCGGGAGATCTACGGCGCCTTCGTCGTCACCGCCGACAACGTCACGGTGCTGGAGGCCACTGCCGCGAGTACGTCCGTGGCCCAGCTGCTCACCGCGACAGGCCAGCAACTTGCCGCCCACGCGGCCAAGTTGCCCGCGAAGGATGCCACGCCGCCCGCCGGCACGTCCCACAGGACCGCCGTTGGGAAGAGCCTGGCCAAACCCGTGCCCAAGGTCGGCTTCCAAACGGTGGATGTCGTGCCCACCGCCGCCGACGACCCGCGGGGAGTGGTCTTCAACTCGGCGCTTCTCCCTCTCACCATATGCAGCATTCTGATCGCAGCTCTGATCGCGACGTCGGGTGCCCAGATGTCGGTGTGGCGCCGGCTCATCGACCTGCTCGCCGCGTGCGCCGCTACGAGCCTCGCCGCCTACCTGGTCGCCGAGGGCCTCCTCGGTGCGCTGCCGCACGAGCATGTGGCCACCTGGGGGGCCTTGTCCCTCACCATGCTCGCCATCAGCGCGACCAGCGTCGGCCTGATCACCCTCATCGGTCCCGCCGGGATCGGGCTCAGCGCGGCGCTCATGGTCTTCGTGGGAAACCCGTTCTCCGGCATCACGTCCGCACCGGAACTGCTGCCCAAGTTCGTGGGCGACATCGGCCAGTGGCTGCCACCGGGCGCCGGTGCGAATCTTCTGCGCAGCACGGCCTACTTCGGCGGCGCCGGATCCGGAGGCCACATCGCCGTTCTCGTCCTGTGGAGCACTCTGGGGCTGGCAGCCGTCGCCCTCGGCCACCGAGACTCCGCCGTCGCGAACAAGAGGCTCTCGGAAGAGCTCGCCGCTGCCGACGACGGGAGCGCGGATTCCCCGGCCGGAAACGGAACCCCGGCGGCCTTGCCGCCCTCACCCGCGAACCGTCCGCACTCGCACGCCCGGCACACCGCCCATGAGTGA
- a CDS encoding phosphatase PAP2 family protein has protein sequence MGAGCRDGGGLAFPDNAAPSASPHGHPRHRRRCRAMGLVERADQRAARARRLRQRVRAMPSLHVGWALWSGWFLFRHARRKTLRGFGLAYPALTTLVVIATGNHYLADAIAGAFLTLLVGAVVGLVHNVGEHAIGPTTRLGPVTPADRPEHSRTDLGRPLNSTPEASP, from the coding sequence TTGGGCGCGGGCTGCCGAGATGGTGGGGGGCTCGCGTTTCCCGACAACGCCGCCCCGTCTGCTTCCCCGCACGGGCATCCACGACACCGTCGCCGATGTCGAGCAATGGGGCTGGTGGAGCGGGCAGACCAGCGCGCCGCAAGGGCTCGGCGGCTTCGTCAACGAGTACGGGCCATGCCGTCCCTTCACGTCGGCTGGGCCCTGTGGTCGGGGTGGTTCCTCTTCCGGCACGCCCGCCGGAAGACCTTGAGGGGCTTCGGCCTCGCCTACCCCGCTCTCACCACCCTGGTCGTCATCGCAACCGGCAACCACTACCTCGCGGACGCCATCGCCGGCGCCTTCCTCACCCTGCTCGTGGGTGCGGTCGTTGGCCTCGTCCACAACGTCGGCGAACACGCCATCGGGCCGACGACCCGGCTCGGCCCGGTCACCCCTGCCGATCGCCCGGAACACTCCCGAACCGACCTGGGCAGACCGCTCAACTCCACACCCGAAGCTTCCCCCTAG
- a CDS encoding IS630 family transposase — protein sequence MTSAAGVSVPRRGPKLEPLLLSDDERAVLERWTRRATSAQALALRARIVLACAGPGVPPIVAVARDLRVTADTVRKWRRRFLAERLEGLADEPRPGRPPTISVDQVEEVVVTTLEQLPKNATHWSRKSMAEHSGLSKSTVGRIWRQFQLKPHLSDTFKLSTDPLFIEKVYDVVGLYFNPPEGAVVLSVDEKSQIQALDRSQPVLPIMPGMPERRTHDYVRNGLTTLFAAFDVATGQVITALHRRHRAAEFKKFLIRIDKVVPAHLQVHLIVDNYGTHKTPAIKAWLAKHPRFELHFTPTGSSWINQVERWFGYLAHQMIRRGAHKNIQALEADIRAWVKDWNEDPKPFIWTKTAEEILDSLARICRRISGAGH from the coding sequence ATGACCTCTGCTGCTGGTGTGTCAGTTCCTCGTCGTGGCCCAAAACTCGAACCGTTGCTGCTGTCTGATGACGAGCGGGCGGTGTTGGAGCGGTGGACGCGTCGGGCGACATCTGCCCAGGCCCTGGCCTTGCGGGCGCGGATCGTGCTGGCGTGCGCGGGGCCGGGAGTGCCGCCGATTGTCGCGGTCGCCCGGGATCTGCGGGTGACAGCGGACACCGTCCGCAAGTGGCGGCGCCGCTTCCTCGCCGAACGGCTGGAGGGGCTGGCCGACGAGCCGAGGCCGGGCCGGCCGCCCACCATCAGCGTCGATCAGGTGGAAGAGGTCGTGGTCACCACGCTGGAACAACTGCCGAAGAACGCCACCCACTGGTCTAGGAAATCGATGGCGGAGCACAGTGGTCTGTCGAAGTCCACGGTCGGCCGGATCTGGCGGCAGTTCCAGCTCAAACCGCACCTGAGCGACACCTTCAAGCTGTCGACAGACCCGTTGTTCATCGAGAAGGTCTACGACGTCGTCGGCCTCTATTTCAACCCGCCCGAGGGCGCAGTGGTGCTCTCGGTGGACGAGAAGTCGCAGATCCAGGCCCTGGACCGCTCCCAGCCCGTGCTGCCGATAATGCCGGGCATGCCCGAGCGGCGCACCCACGACTACGTCCGTAACGGCCTGACCACCTTGTTCGCCGCCTTCGACGTCGCAACCGGTCAAGTCATCACCGCTCTGCACCGCCGGCACCGGGCCGCGGAGTTCAAGAAGTTCCTGATCCGCATCGACAAAGTGGTGCCGGCGCACCTGCAGGTCCACCTGATCGTAGACAACTACGGCACCCACAAAACACCGGCGATCAAGGCCTGGCTGGCTAAACACCCGCGGTTCGAGCTGCACTTCACTCCGACCGGCTCCTCCTGGATCAACCAGGTCGAGCGGTGGTTCGGCTACCTGGCCCACCAGATGATCCGCCGTGGCGCACACAAGAACATCCAGGCCCTTGAAGCCGACATCCGAGCGTGGGTCAAAGACTGGAACGAAGACCCCAAGCCGTTCATCTGGACCAAGACCGCCGAGGAAATCCTCGACTCCCTCGCCCGCATCTGCCGACGGATCTCCGGCGCAGGACACTAG
- a CDS encoding nitroreductase, translated as MDVYEAVVSRQAMRAFTDRHVPSEVLERVLLAAAWAPSASNLQPWHLYVLTGEPLAELKKRAGERVASGDPWDEPEYEQYPPTLESPYRERRSAFGEQRYGALGIPREDLQARQRAAAANWDCFGAPVALFCYIDRDMGRPQWSDVGMYLQTVMLLLRAEGLHSCTQMAWAKYRTTVAEVLSPPDELILFCGMSVGFEDGTARSPRTGRAPLSETVTYVR; from the coding sequence GTGGACGTCTATGAGGCCGTCGTAAGCCGACAGGCAATGCGCGCGTTCACCGACAGGCATGTGCCCAGCGAGGTACTGGAGCGAGTGCTGCTCGCGGCGGCCTGGGCGCCGTCGGCATCGAACCTTCAGCCGTGGCACCTCTACGTGCTGACTGGCGAGCCGCTGGCCGAGCTCAAGAAGCGCGCCGGCGAACGGGTGGCCTCAGGAGACCCCTGGGACGAACCGGAGTACGAGCAGTACCCGCCGACGCTGGAGTCCCCCTACCGCGAGCGCCGGTCCGCCTTCGGCGAGCAGCGCTACGGCGCACTCGGCATCCCGCGCGAGGACCTGCAGGCGCGCCAGAGGGCCGCGGCCGCCAACTGGGACTGCTTCGGCGCGCCCGTCGCACTGTTCTGCTACATCGACCGTGACATGGGCCGACCCCAATGGTCCGACGTCGGCATGTATCTGCAGACCGTGATGCTGTTGCTCCGCGCCGAAGGACTGCACAGCTGCACGCAGATGGCCTGGGCGAAATACCGCACGACCGTCGCGGAGGTCCTGTCACCCCCGGACGAGCTCATCCTCTTCTGCGGCATGTCGGTCGGATTCGAGGACGGTACGGCGCGTTCCCCCCGTACAGGCCGGGCACCGCTCAGCGAGACGGTGACGTACGTCCGCTGA
- a CDS encoding co-chaperone YbbN, which translates to MAKRVHQPCEDAEFDFIIRMSAVPVLAYFTGTWPKAIEPCRAMDLVVGGIADEYTGRLTAVRTDITRCPSATERYGITGAPSYVLLKEGEAVAHGAGPMTTAEVREFLDGHL; encoded by the coding sequence ATGGCGAAGCGGGTTCACCAACCCTGTGAGGACGCGGAGTTCGATTTCATCATCAGGATGAGCGCGGTCCCGGTCCTCGCATATTTCACCGGGACCTGGCCCAAGGCGATCGAGCCCTGCCGGGCAATGGACCTCGTCGTGGGCGGCATCGCCGACGAGTACACGGGCCGCCTGACGGCCGTCCGCACCGACATCACGCGCTGTCCGTCCGCAACCGAGCGATACGGGATCACCGGAGCCCCGTCCTACGTCCTGCTGAAGGAGGGAGAGGCGGTGGCGCACGGCGCGGGACCCATGACCACAGCCGAGGTACGGGAGTTCCTGGACGGCCACCTCTGA
- a CDS encoding helix-turn-helix transcriptional regulator, which produces MPIAVDIDVMLAKRKMSVGELADRIGITPANLAVLKNGRAKAVRFATLAALCEVLDCQPGNLLRWEAEDTAADDPASARA; this is translated from the coding sequence ATGCCCATCGCCGTCGACATCGACGTGATGCTGGCCAAGCGAAAAATGTCCGTGGGCGAACTCGCAGACCGTATCGGCATCACACCCGCCAACCTGGCAGTACTCAAGAACGGCCGCGCCAAAGCGGTACGCTTCGCGACCCTCGCCGCACTCTGCGAAGTACTCGACTGCCAGCCCGGCAACCTCCTGCGCTGGGAAGCCGAAGACACCGCGGCGGATGACCCTGCCTCCGCTCGGGCTTGA
- a CDS encoding lysylphosphatidylglycerol synthase transmembrane domain-containing protein, which translates to MPLLSLRRRSAVMAGVVVVVVSAESVVIAPYARRAAGQLAHAQLTWLLPAVAGELVSMMMFARLQRHALGTGGLRVRLGSATATVFAGNAVGATLPGGSLLSLTYRTRRMRSWGASASQIGFAHAVTGVLSTIAFALLAGAGRVLAGDSSQLLWVAVQIGAICALTSAVLALLHHPAVLRRPVRAFFHLLRRLRRGVVEQTSADRLLDELAAMHPPARFWAWGLGLALFNWGGDFVCLLAVCHAVGASPPLSTALFAYIAGMTAASALPLLPAGIGVLDAALIFTLHHGGVPVSAATAADLLFRTISPGLVSIAGWVLLVQQRRRPARPQRVRDSDDHARTVSATPDATAEQAQ; encoded by the coding sequence GTGCCCCTGCTGTCCCTGCGTCGGCGCAGCGCGGTGATGGCAGGTGTCGTCGTGGTGGTGGTGAGCGCCGAATCGGTGGTGATCGCGCCCTACGCGCGCCGGGCGGCAGGGCAGTTGGCCCATGCCCAATTGACGTGGCTCCTGCCGGCCGTCGCCGGTGAATTGGTTTCCATGATGATGTTCGCCCGCCTGCAACGGCACGCACTCGGTACCGGCGGACTGCGCGTCCGGCTCGGTTCCGCCACCGCCACCGTGTTCGCCGGCAACGCAGTGGGCGCGACCTTGCCCGGCGGTAGCCTGCTCTCGCTCACCTACCGGACGCGCCGCATGCGTTCCTGGGGCGCCAGCGCGTCCCAGATCGGCTTCGCTCATGCGGTGACCGGTGTCCTGAGCACCATCGCGTTCGCCTTGCTCGCCGGTGCCGGCCGCGTCCTCGCGGGGGACAGCTCTCAACTCCTCTGGGTCGCCGTCCAGATCGGGGCGATCTGTGCCCTCACCAGCGCCGTGCTTGCGTTGCTCCACCACCCTGCCGTGCTGCGTCGGCCCGTGCGTGCTTTCTTTCACCTGCTGCGCAGGCTGCGCCGCGGTGTCGTGGAGCAGACGTCGGCCGACCGGCTCCTCGACGAATTGGCTGCCATGCACCCCCCGGCCCGATTCTGGGCATGGGGGCTCGGTCTGGCCCTGTTCAACTGGGGCGGAGATTTCGTGTGTCTGCTCGCCGTGTGCCATGCGGTCGGAGCATCACCCCCGTTGAGCACGGCGCTGTTCGCCTACATCGCCGGGATGACGGCCGCGTCAGCGCTGCCGTTGCTGCCCGCGGGGATCGGCGTTCTCGACGCGGCCCTGATCTTCACCCTGCACCACGGTGGGGTACCCGTCAGTGCCGCCACAGCCGCCGACCTCCTCTTCCGGACGATCAGCCCTGGACTGGTCAGCATCGCCGGATGGGTCCTGCTGGTTCAACAGCGCCGACGACCAGCCCGCCCTCAGCGTGTGCGCGACTCCGACGACCATGCCCGAACCGTTTCGGCAACCCCCGATGCGACGGCGGAACAGGCACAGTGA
- a CDS encoding tautomerase family protein has product MADNKWNRVGVPAAGGSAGRPVDQPARADTASPDQVMDAHGSAGLLRSAAFSGSGLAVDQRLEGPTHMVFVRVHAMKGHLSAAQKEELGAKLVQAVADVEDLVNNQTHKETSWVQFYEFEPENWYAPGNVAGADPNSRVQLDVIAPQKLLPTPEDTRAMLIKSAEAVRSVFGSGPLPAHGPWVHVYTIPNDQWGQDGRVPDWEGFRALLRAGSPEKADEALVSCASS; this is encoded by the coding sequence GTGGCCGACAACAAGTGGAACCGTGTGGGCGTGCCGGCAGCGGGAGGTTCTGCCGGGCGGCCGGTCGACCAGCCTGCCCGAGCCGACACCGCCTCACCCGATCAGGTGATGGATGCCCACGGGTCAGCGGGCCTGTTGAGATCGGCCGCATTTTCCGGCTCAGGATTGGCCGTCGACCAGCGACTGGAAGGACCCACGCACATGGTTTTCGTTCGCGTGCACGCAATGAAGGGCCATCTGAGTGCCGCGCAGAAGGAGGAGCTCGGCGCAAAACTCGTTCAGGCCGTGGCTGACGTCGAGGACCTGGTCAACAACCAGACCCACAAGGAGACCTCTTGGGTGCAGTTCTACGAGTTCGAGCCCGAGAACTGGTACGCACCGGGCAATGTCGCCGGTGCCGATCCCAACTCCCGAGTTCAACTCGACGTCATCGCGCCTCAGAAACTTCTCCCCACGCCTGAAGACACCCGTGCCATGCTGATCAAGTCGGCCGAAGCCGTACGATCGGTGTTCGGCTCCGGTCCGCTGCCGGCACACGGGCCGTGGGTGCACGTCTACACCATCCCGAACGATCAGTGGGGACAGGACGGCCGCGTTCCCGACTGGGAGGGCTTCCGGGCCCTCCTGCGCGCCGGCAGCCCGGAAAAGGCCGATGAGGCACTAGTGTCCTGCGCCAGTAGTTGA
- a CDS encoding PhzF family phenazine biosynthesis protein, producing the protein MTTNTPTPEVLRYTAFSSTPSGGNPAGVVLDATALDDSDMLAIAAGLGYSESAFLAAPPEGLGGREGRAYSIRYFSPRAEVPFCGHATIATAIALAERIGPGELVFATRAGTVPVEVAEEDGTLRATLTSVEPHIEEITDADLAETLAALDWPATDLDPAFPPRIAFAGARHLVLAAATRARLADLAYDFARLETLMHRLDLTTVQLVWRESATVFHVRDPFPVGGIVEDPATGAAAAAFGAYARDLGLVPRNAVLTLHQGTDLGRPGELTVTLRAGDPRVRVSGTGTRIS; encoded by the coding sequence ATGACGACGAATACGCCGACGCCCGAGGTGCTGCGATACACCGCCTTCTCCAGCACCCCCAGCGGAGGAAACCCCGCCGGTGTCGTTCTGGACGCCACCGCCCTGGACGACAGCGACATGCTGGCCATCGCCGCCGGCCTCGGATACTCGGAGTCCGCGTTCCTGGCCGCACCCCCGGAGGGCCTCGGCGGCCGGGAGGGGCGGGCGTACAGCATTCGTTACTTCAGCCCCAGGGCCGAGGTGCCGTTCTGCGGGCATGCCACCATCGCGACCGCCATCGCCCTCGCCGAGCGGATAGGCCCCGGGGAGCTGGTGTTCGCGACGCGCGCCGGCACCGTGCCGGTGGAAGTGGCCGAGGAGGACGGGACGCTCCGGGCCACGCTCACCAGTGTCGAGCCGCACATCGAGGAGATCACCGACGCCGACCTCGCGGAGACGCTCGCCGCGCTCGACTGGCCGGCCACCGATCTCGACCCGGCCTTCCCGCCTCGTATCGCCTTCGCCGGCGCCCGCCATCTCGTTCTCGCGGCGGCGACGCGCGCCCGCCTCGCAGATCTCGCCTACGACTTCGCGCGCCTCGAAACCCTGATGCATCGCTTGGACCTGACCACAGTCCAGCTGGTGTGGCGGGAGTCGGCCACCGTCTTCCATGTCCGCGACCCGTTCCCCGTCGGCGGCATCGTCGAAGACCCGGCGACCGGCGCCGCGGCCGCCGCGTTCGGTGCTTACGCCCGTGATCTCGGCCTGGTCCCCCGCAACGCCGTCCTCACCCTGCACCAGGGCACGGACCTGGGCCGTCCTGGCGAGCTCACCGTGACGCTGCGCGCCGGTGACCCGCGCGTCCGTGTCAGCGGCACAGGAACGCGCATCAGCTGA
- a CDS encoding sigma-70 family RNA polymerase sigma factor: MPSKSAAHSEDLREAEAAFHEARGHMYGIACRILGSGSEADDVLQEAWIRWQTYDRSAVKKPHAFLATTVTRLAINVLQSARARREASVDPWLLEQVDTMSDPALGPVKREALEAAVLMLMERLTPAQRAAYVLRVAFDYPYGQIAEILGQSPAGARQLVSRARKHLAAEKRATATSADCHRYLTAFVEASHTGHVAVLEKFFTQEVVSHSDSGGAAKAA; this comes from the coding sequence ATGCCGTCGAAGTCCGCGGCACACTCCGAGGACCTTCGGGAAGCGGAAGCGGCGTTCCACGAGGCACGCGGCCATATGTACGGGATCGCCTGTCGGATACTCGGCAGCGGCAGTGAGGCGGATGACGTCCTCCAGGAGGCCTGGATTCGCTGGCAGACCTACGACCGGTCCGCGGTGAAGAAACCGCATGCCTTTCTCGCCACAACGGTGACCAGGCTGGCGATCAACGTGCTGCAATCCGCGCGAGCCCGCCGGGAGGCTTCCGTCGACCCGTGGCTGCTGGAGCAGGTCGACACCATGAGCGACCCCGCGCTGGGCCCCGTGAAGAGGGAGGCGCTGGAGGCCGCGGTACTGATGCTCATGGAACGCCTCACTCCGGCCCAGCGGGCGGCGTACGTGCTCCGGGTAGCGTTCGACTACCCATACGGGCAGATCGCCGAGATCCTCGGTCAGTCCCCGGCCGGCGCGCGCCAGCTCGTCAGCCGGGCCCGCAAGCATCTGGCCGCGGAGAAACGCGCCACCGCCACCAGCGCCGACTGCCACCGGTACTTGACGGCTTTCGTGGAGGCCTCCCACACGGGACATGTGGCCGTGCTGGAGAAGTTCTTCACGCAAGAGGTCGTCTCGCACTCCGACAGCGGGGGCGCTGCGAAGGCGGCGTAG
- a CDS encoding patatin-like phospholipase family protein, with product MSTLRTGSSAIAPFQVPREDGVLPVPSTAGSASPDIVAFVLQGGGSLCASQVGALRALTQAGITPDLVVGSSAGALNGVAFAADPSIEGIERLEALWLSIKRRHVAPFSLRTLVMAVVGRGEAAVSSTGLRQLLRFGVGVGRLEDVVVPAHVVATDFETGAAVVLSRGNAVSALLASAAFPGLYPPVRVGERLLIDGGVSADTPVLQAEALGATTIYVLPAAVTKETDRHAHAVLLAAYRAVGQILDERERRDVAAVRGTVVRLPAADTPVGSLIDFRDTRRLVQAGYSLTQDWLAQQPAVMT from the coding sequence ATGAGTACCCTGCGAACCGGAAGTTCGGCGATCGCTCCGTTTCAGGTTCCCCGGGAAGACGGGGTCCTGCCCGTGCCTTCGACGGCTGGGTCGGCATCGCCCGACATCGTGGCGTTCGTACTGCAGGGCGGCGGCAGTCTGTGCGCGTCGCAGGTCGGCGCACTGCGGGCGCTCACGCAGGCGGGGATCACTCCTGATCTCGTCGTGGGGTCTTCGGCCGGCGCGCTCAACGGCGTTGCGTTCGCCGCCGACCCGAGCATCGAGGGCATCGAGCGGCTGGAAGCGCTGTGGCTGAGCATCAAGCGCCGGCACGTCGCGCCGTTTTCCCTCCGGACTCTGGTCATGGCCGTGGTGGGGCGCGGTGAGGCGGCGGTCTCGAGCACGGGATTGCGGCAGTTGCTGCGGTTCGGGGTCGGCGTCGGACGGCTCGAGGACGTCGTCGTGCCGGCGCACGTCGTGGCGACCGATTTCGAGACCGGTGCCGCGGTCGTTCTGTCCCGGGGCAACGCCGTTTCAGCGCTGCTCGCTTCAGCGGCCTTCCCGGGGCTGTACCCTCCGGTGCGCGTCGGGGAGCGTCTTCTCATCGATGGCGGCGTGTCGGCGGACACGCCTGTACTCCAGGCGGAAGCACTCGGCGCGACCACCATCTACGTGCTGCCTGCCGCCGTCACGAAAGAGACGGACCGTCACGCGCATGCGGTCCTGCTCGCCGCCTACCGGGCAGTGGGCCAGATCCTGGATGAGCGCGAGCGGCGGGACGTGGCGGCAGTGCGCGGGACGGTCGTACGGCTGCCGGCCGCCGACACCCCGGTGGGTAGCCTCATCGACTTCCGTGACACCCGGCGGCTGGTCCAGGCCGGCTACTCACTCACCCAGGACTGGCTCGCACAGCAGCCCGCGGTCATGACGTGA
- a CDS encoding DUF2975 domain-containing protein, with amino-acid sequence MGKLAVRALRAVLVVVLAGTVFVQAGMVWALVSGSDPEDGSLPLTPLRVITILGMASAQVALICVWRLVAMVRRGTVFSHAAFRYVDIVIGAIVAAALTWFAVTAINAPGQRDDPGVTVIMGGVGVAILGVALIVLVLRMLLAQAVVRDVQAAQMQAELDEVI; translated from the coding sequence ATGGGAAAGCTGGCCGTACGTGCGCTGCGCGCCGTGCTCGTGGTGGTGCTCGCCGGCACCGTGTTCGTACAGGCAGGAATGGTGTGGGCGTTGGTCAGCGGGAGCGACCCGGAGGACGGGTCGCTCCCGCTGACCCCGCTGCGCGTGATCACGATCCTGGGCATGGCATCGGCCCAGGTCGCTCTGATCTGCGTATGGCGGCTGGTGGCGATGGTGCGACGCGGAACCGTGTTCTCCCACGCCGCCTTCCGATACGTGGACATCGTGATCGGCGCGATCGTGGCCGCCGCCCTCACGTGGTTCGCCGTCACGGCCATCAATGCGCCGGGCCAGCGGGACGACCCGGGCGTCACCGTCATCATGGGCGGGGTCGGCGTAGCCATCCTGGGAGTCGCACTCATCGTGCTCGTACTGCGGATGCTGCTCGCCCAAGCCGTCGTACGCGACGTCCAAGCGGCACAGATGCAGGCCGAGTTGGACGAGGTGATCTGA
- a CDS encoding TetR/AcrR family transcriptional regulator → MPKVTQEYMDARRAQILDAARRCFLRDGFHSTSMQDLFAESGLSAGAVYRHFASKNEMITAIVEENMRDVLAMVNSAARNRPSSSIGDLIADVLDIVKTKTAEQNIAGLSVLAWSESLRNPSLAKQFDDLMTQMRSALTDVIRENQQSGSLTRAASPEAIAATLMCMLPGYILQLAMGDSKSLEGVPDALRALWPDPATS, encoded by the coding sequence ATGCCCAAGGTCACGCAGGAGTACATGGACGCCCGCCGTGCGCAGATCCTGGACGCGGCGCGCCGCTGCTTCCTGCGCGACGGATTCCATTCGACATCCATGCAGGATCTCTTCGCGGAGTCGGGCCTCTCGGCCGGGGCGGTGTACCGGCATTTCGCCAGCAAGAACGAGATGATCACGGCGATCGTCGAGGAGAACATGCGTGACGTCCTCGCGATGGTCAACAGCGCCGCCAGGAACCGGCCGAGCAGTTCGATCGGGGACCTCATCGCCGATGTCCTCGACATCGTGAAGACGAAGACCGCTGAGCAGAACATCGCCGGGCTGTCCGTGCTGGCCTGGTCCGAATCACTGCGGAACCCCTCGCTGGCCAAGCAGTTCGACGACCTGATGACACAGATGCGCTCCGCGCTGACCGATGTCATCCGCGAGAACCAGCAGAGCGGCAGCCTCACGCGCGCGGCGTCTCCGGAAGCGATTGCCGCCACATTGATGTGCATGCTGCCCGGTTACATTCTCCAGTTGGCGATGGGGGACTCCAAGTCGCTGGAGGGCGTTCCGGACGCCTTGCGGGCGCTCTGGCCGGATCCGGCGACGTCCTGA
- a CDS encoding DUF302 domain-containing protein: MASHHSHTVTRIDVSTGIAYDDFVNAFEKAAPAYNPVSLELIAETGGSWDDVRAAMAGSAPNDLVRYARINGTSLFSIAGHTTRSMEYLTGNHVIAETMYRHDPKALLYAPLRMLIYSDGNGNAVFSMHRPSDEFGSLGIPEVTKVGEDLDRLVVNLLRVCGVDASQDFARRSE, translated from the coding sequence ATGGCCAGTCACCACAGCCACACCGTGACCCGGATAGACGTTTCCACGGGAATTGCCTACGACGACTTCGTGAACGCATTCGAGAAAGCGGCGCCCGCGTACAATCCGGTATCGCTGGAACTCATTGCCGAAACCGGGGGCAGTTGGGACGATGTTCGCGCCGCGATGGCCGGGAGCGCGCCCAATGACCTGGTCCGCTACGCCCGGATCAACGGCACCTCACTGTTCAGTATCGCAGGACACACCACCAGGTCGATGGAGTACCTGACCGGCAATCATGTAATCGCCGAGACCATGTATCGCCATGATCCGAAGGCGCTCCTGTATGCGCCTTTGCGGATGCTGATCTACAGCGACGGCAACGGCAATGCGGTCTTCAGCATGCACCGGCCGAGCGACGAGTTCGGCAGTCTCGGCATTCCAGAGGTCACGAAAGTCGGGGAGGATCTGGATCGCCTCGTGGTCAATCTGCTGCGGGTCTGCGGTGTCGATGCTTCCCAGGACTTCGCCCGACGCTCGGAGTAG